The genomic DNA CAATTCGATATCATTGATATCTACAGACGATACTGCGGTAATttcatcttctcttcttcttcttttttcttttccagtTCTGATGTGGGTtattggttggttggttggttggttggtcaTCTTTCACTGATAGGTTTGAATTCATTAATTCTGAATGTTCTTATCTGGGTATGTCAATGCTGCAGCTTTCGAGCTAGCTTAGCAGTTATATTTTGCTTACATTCTTAAATTTCTCTTCTTCTGTTTACCAAATAAATTCACCTCTGTCATATCTATCATAAGGGTTGAATCTTATATGGCCAAACATGTGATTGCACTAGATTCCAACTTGTGTGATTTGTTATTGATTGATAAATCATCATTTACATATTACCCATAAGTCATTTTCTGTTTCAGAGATTTTGTCTGGACCAGATGCTGTCATTTATGGAGAATGCAGtcctgatgatgatgatgaattacACAGAGTTAAACCAAGAAAGTCACTGGATTACCTTCTGCAGTTTGTAGAGTCAAGATTCCATGAAAGGTATGGACTGTCATGATTGTGAAGTTGATAAAACCCAATTTGGATATAAAGATTTCCACTTCCTTTCATATTAAGAAGGAGGGGTTCTGACTTTGTAGAGGTTAAGTTAATTGTACATGGAAGATTATGCATCTATACAATTTTCATGTTCAGAACTATGACTTTGTGTTAGGGATAATGGAAGAACAATTTTTGACGAAATATTCAAGCTCGTGTCGAGGCCTGATTTGACGGTGAGATTGGTCTTCTGAGCGGCATTATTATTAGAGTCGTCTCCATTTTTATCTGAATCAATATCCTTTGCTTTCTTTGTAGGTAGACTTCTCCCATTTCAAACTCTTGTACAGTTTTGTGTTTTTCATTTGCCGTGAAAACGGGCAGAAGAATATCAGTAAGTTGGCCTTGGATAGTGCAGTAATTAATCTTATTAGCACATGTTCTTACTAGTACTAGCTTTGGTTCGACTTTTGCAGCTGTAAGCAGGGCAGTTACTTGTTGGAGATTAGTGTTGGCTGGTAGGTTTAGGCTACTGAATCAATGGTGTGAATTTGTAGAGGTATGCTACTTTTTTACTCTAACCTTGCCAGTGGTTCTGTTCTGTTTTGATACATAAAGGATTTTGTATACGGTTCTATTTCAGAAAAATCAGCGGCATAACATCTCTGAGGATACATGGAATCAAGTTTTGGCCTTCAGTCATTGTGTACATGAAAATCTTCAAGGATATGACCCTGAAGGAGCTTGGCCTGTTCTCATAGACGACTTTGTTGAGCACATGTACAGAATAACAGGAACCGACAACCCTCCTCCTTCGTTCTATAACTGTGGCGATCTAGAGGTGCTCTCGGGTGATTCCATTTCATGTGATGAGTCCCGCCCAGGTAaacaaacataaattattttatcttatggATTAACTATAAATAGAGTAATCAATTTACCTCTAATTGATTCTCACTAAGAACACCCCTGATATCATTGTTGGTTGGCTGTTGTGCAGGATTGAGGAACTTGCCTGGATGGAAGAGAAAGGTAGAGCCTAATTCATACAAGTTTGGCAACTTTGAGTGGATGCCAAAGTGTAAGAGGAGGAGGCATGGTTATGTGGAGAAGTGCGTTGAGAATAGGTCCAGTATTATTAGTGTTGAAGATTGCATGGATATTGTCATGCAACATAATGGTACATTTGGTTGCTTAAAATCTCCTTGTGCGGTTGAAGGTTGTTTGTCAGAGGGGTTTGCTGATCTTCTTTCAGTTAATTCCCCCAGTTCGAAGACAAGGGTCTCCTACACATAAAGCTCCTCCTAAGTTCTACCTATGAAGGGTGAAAGGAATGCATACAATGACTACATGCTATTGAATGTGTCCTAAAACAAACTAAGTACATGCTATTGAATGTGTCCTAAAACAAACTAATTCCATCTATTGAATGTGTCCTAAAACAAACTAAGTAACATTCATATTATTTCTGGTCATTTTGGTCTACATGATAATTGCTTCGGATTTTTTGGCCTACACAAtgtacttttatatttttctgaGAAAATACTTAAGGTACTATTAATGTAAGCCATTTTCTTTGTTTGACCTCTGTCTGATGACTCTTCTAGCATTGAGAGTGTTGTCATTTTAGAAACAACTCCTATGTCTAAAGGTTGGATTGATGCATCACCTTATTTAGTTGTACCCAATCTATTGtctgagttttttttttgtccgATTAAGACTCTTAAGTGAGTTGTTGACTGTTCATTCCCTTCGATTTAGTTGTCTCGAGTATGTGTTCTTCCTCAAGATAGCCTAAATGTAGAGTTGTTCTTTTTAATAGGTTAAGGCCTAAGGGAAAATGTTGAATGAGCATGTTTTGTGTTGATTTCTTATGGAATATTTCTTTTTGAGAAAGTATCAATGGAATCACAAATTATAGTTGGATCtactctatttatatatttttttcttgtatATTGCTCATAAATGTTCGTGTTCggttgttaaaattattttagatgttattttgtTTGGTGTGAAGTTAGGGTGATCaggaaaataaaaatcaactcTACCCGCTTTATCAAACTGaccaaaaaatttaaaaaaatgactgAATAGAATAAATTGCAGTTAAAATAACCAATCGAAACAGGTCCTGAACAAGTTGAAGCTTTGCGCCTAACCGAGTCAAAAGTTAAGGTCTAATGTCGTTTTAGTGATAAACCTAAAATCTTTACAAGAAAATTAGCCTCCTCCTTAGTCTACTTCTTcgtttacaaaaattattt from Impatiens glandulifera chromosome 9, dImpGla2.1, whole genome shotgun sequence includes the following:
- the LOC124914704 gene encoding defective in cullin neddylation protein AAR3-like: MDTSDFNQFDIIDIYRRYCEILSGPDAVIYGECSPDDDDELHRVKPRKSLDYLLQFVESRFHERDNGRTIFDEIFKLVSRPDLTVDFSHFKLLYSFVFFICRENGQKNITVSRAVTCWRLVLAGRFRLLNQWCEFVEKNQRHNISEDTWNQVLAFSHCVHENLQGYDPEGAWPVLIDDFVEHMYRITGTDNPPPSFYNCGDLEVLSGDSISCDESRPGLRNLPGWKRKVEPNSYKFGNFEWMPKCKRRRHGYVEKCVENRSSIISVEDCMDIVMQHNGTFGCLKSPCAVEGCLSEGFADLLSVNSPSSKTRVSYT